One region of Tamandua tetradactyla isolate mTamTet1 chromosome 6, mTamTet1.pri, whole genome shotgun sequence genomic DNA includes:
- the LOC143688703 gene encoding LOW QUALITY PROTEIN: zinc finger CCHC domain-containing protein 17-like (The sequence of the model RefSeq protein was modified relative to this genomic sequence to represent the inferred CDS: deleted 1 base in 1 codon; substituted 1 base at 1 genomic stop codon), with protein sequence MNSGRPETMENLPALYTIFQGEVAMATDYRVFIKIPGCQKQDLAHRIYMSSCWVVDKPFKIADVGDKVXVKLIGREMKNDRTKVSFPIKVVNQGTEKDLNPNNVIIEQEEWWRRSFQGYTGQNITLEVVLNTTCKKCGYKGHFAKDYFMQPGMAKYSLIPDEEEEKKEAKSAEFEKPDHMRNSSRKKKEKKKKKHRDRKSSDSDSSESESDTGKRTRHSSKDDPLIKKKKRQRGAKEKKKHKKKHKE encoded by the exons ATGAATTCAGGAAGACCGGAGACCATGGAAAACCTGCCTGCTCTCTACACTATTTTCCAGGGAGAGGTTGCTATGGCGACAGACTATAGAGTGTTTATCAAAATCCCAGGCTGTCAGAAACAAGATCTGGCCCATAGAATTTACATGTCATCCTGCTGGGTAGTAGATAAGCCCTTCAAGATAGCAGACGTTGGTGACAAGGTATAGGTGAAGCTTATTGGCCGA GAGATGAAAAATGACAGGACAAAAGTATCCTTCCCAATCAAAGTTGTCAACCAAGGCACTGAGAAAGATCTCAATCCCAACAATGTTATTATTGAGCAAGAAGAGTGGTGGAGGCGGTCCTTCCAGGGTTACACTGGGCAGAATATTACCCTTGAAGTTGTCCTGAACACCACCTGCAAGAAGTGTGGCTATAAAGGCCATTTTGCAAAGGATTATTTCATGCAACCAGGAATGGCTAAATATTCTCTGATACCtgatgaggaagaggagaagaaagaggcaaaGTCAGCAGAGTTTGAGAAGCCTGACCACATGAGGAATTcttctagaaaaaagaaagaaaagaagaaaaagaaacacagagaCAGGAAGTCATCTGACTCTGATAGCTCAGAGTCTGAAAGTGATACAGGCAAGAGGACAAGACACTCATCAAAAGACGa tccgttaataaaaaaaaaaaaaagacaacgaggggcaaaggagaagaaaaagcacAAGAAGAAGCATAAGGAGTGA